Below is a window of Rhizobium jaguaris DNA.
TCACGTGCCGCTGTCGCTCGAAGCCCAGCTTGAAGCCCGCGTGCTGATGATGTCGACCAACAACATCCTGCATCCGGCAAACGGCGCACCGATCATCGTTCCGTCGCAGGACATGGTTCTCGGTCTCTATTACCTCTCGATCCTGAACCAGAACGAGCCGGGCGAAGGCATGGCCTTCTCCGATCTCGGCGAGCTGCATCACGCTCTGGAAAACAAGGTCGTGACGCTGCACTCGAAGATCCGCGGCCGCTTCAAGTCGATCGACGAAGATGGCAAGCCCTATTCGAAGATCTATGAAACGACCCCTGGCCGCCTGCTGATCGGCGAACTGCTGCCGAAGCACGGCAAGGTGACCTTCGACATCTGCAACCAGGAAATGACCAAGAAGAACATCTCCAAGATGATCGACACGGTCTACCGTCATTGCGGTCAGAAGGACACGGTCATCTTCTGCGACCGCATCATGCAGCTCGGCTTCGCCCATGCCTGCCGCGCCGGCATTTCGTTCGGCAAGGACGACATGGTCATCCCGAGCACCAAGGCCAAGATCGTCGGCGATACCGAAGCGCTCGTGAAGGAATATGAGCAGCAGTACAATGACGGTCTGATCACCCAGGGCGAAAAGTACAACAAGGTTGTCGACGCTTGGGGCAAGGCTACGGAAAAGGTCGCCGAAGAAATGATGGCCCGCATTAAGGCCGTCGAATTCGACGAGAAGACCGGTCGTCAGAAGCCGATGAACTCGATCTACATGATGAGCCACTCGGGCGCTCGTGGTTCTCCGAACCAGATGCGTCAGCTTGGCGGCATGCGCGGCCTCATGGCCAAGCCGTCGGGCGAAATCATCGAGACGCCGATCATCTCGAACTTCAAGGAAGGCCTGACCGTGAACGAGTACTTCAACTCGACGCACGGCGCCCGTAAGGGTCTGGCAGACACCGCCTTGAAGACCGCGAACTCGGGCTACCTGACCCGCCGTCTCGTCGACGTCGCGCAGGATTGCATCGTGACGCACGTCGATTGCGGCACCGAAACCGGCCTTACCATGACTGCCATCGTCGATGCCGGTCAGGTTGTGGCCTCGCTCGGCGCCCGCATCCTCGGCCGTACGGCGCTGGACGATATCGACCATCCGGTCACGGGTGAGCGCATCGTCGACGCCGGCAAGATGATCCTTGAGCCGGATGTCGTCGAGATCGAAAAGGCTGGTATCCAGTCGATCCGTATCCGTTCGGCTCTGACCTGCGAAATCCAGACGGGCGTCTGCTCGGTCTGCTACGGCCGCGACCTTGCTCGCGGTACGCCGGTCAACATCGGTGAAGCTGTCGGCGTCATCGCCGCTCAGTCGATCGGTGAGCCGGGCACGCAGTTGACCATGCGTACCTTCCACCTGGGCGGCACGGCGACCGTGGTCGACCAGTCGTTCCTGGAAGCCTCGTATGAGGGAACGGTGCAGATCAGGAACCGCAACATGTTGCGCAACTCCGAAGGCAACCTGGTTGCCATGGGCCGCAACATGACGGTGCAGATCCTGGACGAACGTGGCGTCGAACGCTCTTCGCAGCGCGTCGCTTACGGCTCCAAGCTCTATGTCGACGACGGCGACAAGGTGAAGCGCGGCCAGCGTCTCGCAGAATGGGATCCGTATACCCGTCCGATGATGACGGAAGTGGCCGGTACGGTACACTTCGAAGACGTCGTCGACGGTCTCTCGGTTCTCGAAGCGACCGACGAGTCGACCGGCATCACCAAGCGTCAGGTTATAGACTGGCGCTCGACCCCGCGCGGTTCGGATCTGAAGCCGGCGATCGTCGTCAAGGACGCCAGCGGCAATGTTGCCAAGCTGTCGCGTGGCGGTGAAGCTCGCTTCCTGCTTTCGGTCGACGCGATCCTGTCCGTCGAGCCGGGCCAGAAGGTGTCGCAGGGCGACGTTCTTGCCCGTTCGCCGCTGGAAAGCGCCAAGACCAAGGACATCACCGGTGGTCTGCCGCGCGTTGCCGAACTGTTCGAAGCCCGTCGTCCGAAAGACCACGCCATCATCGCTGAGATCGATGGTACGATCCGCCTCGGCCGCGACTACAAGAACAAGCGCCGTGTCATCATCGAGCCGGCGGAAGACGGTGTCGAGCCGGTCGAATACCTGATCCCGAAGGGCAAGCCCTTCCACCTTCAGGAAGGCGATTATATCGAAAAGGGTGACTACATCCTCGACGGTAACCCGGCTCCGCACGACATCCTGGCGATCAAGGGCGTGGAGGCTCTGGCTTCCTACCTCGTCAACGAAATCCAGGAAGTCTACCGCTTGCAGGGCGTTGTCATCAACGACAAGCACATCGAAGTGATTGTCCGTCAGATGCTGCAGAAGGTGGAAATCACCGATGCAGGCGACAGCCAGTACATCGTCGGCGACAATGTCGACCGTATCGAACTGGAAGACGCCAATGACCGCCTGATCGAAGAAGGCAAGAAACCCGCTTACGGCGATCCGGTTCTGCTCGGCATCACCAAGGCGTCGCTGCAGACCCCGTCCTTCATCTCCGCCGCCTCCTTCCAGGAAACGACGAAGGTGCTGACGGAAGCTGCGATCGCCGGCAAGACCGACGGTCTGCAGGGCCTGAAGGAAAACGTCATCGTCGGCCGTCTCATCCCGGCCGGTACCGGCGGTACCATGACGCAGATCCGCCGCATCGCGACGGCTCGCGACGAGCTGATCCTGGAAGAGCGCCGCAAGGGCACGGGTGCCGCCGTCGCCACGCCGATGCTGCAGGATATGGCTGACGAGAACGCTCCGGCCGCTGAATAAGCGACTGGAGATCGAGCTGAAAATCAAAACCGCCCGGAGCGATCCGGGCGGTTTCTTTTTGGGTCAATAGTATGAAGAGCAGGCGAGGGCGGGACAGCAGGGTCCGTCTAGCGGAAGCGGATGATCGCCACTTCGCCTTCCAGTGCGCCCTGATAAGCAGAGGCGTGCGGTTCTTCTTCTGGTACGTCGGTCAGCATGCCGATCTGATCGAGATCGGCCTCGATGAAGCCTTCCTCGGCAAGGGCGTTCAGCGCTTCGCGCACGGCAGTGTCGTCGTCCGGCGCCTTCAGCATGACATGCAGATCGATGCCTTCGCCGCCGTCGGTTTCATATCCCTTGCCGATGATGATGAAGACCATGGGGCCGTCGAAATTGTTGTCGTTGTCTGGCGCAGTGATCATAAGTCTTCCTTCGGTGGTATCGATTCGGCCGAGCGATTCTTTGGACTGCCCTTGCCGTCCGGTGAAATTGTCTTTCTGTGATTCCTTATAGGGATTTTAACGAAATACCCAAGTCTATCTTGCCGGGGCGATGCCATTTCCTTCGTTAAGGCGCCAAACGGCTGGTTTACCCCGCCTTTTCGGGCTTTATGACAAAGATAATTTCTTAACCGGCCTTGACGAACCGGCGGGAAACCAGTAGTACCGCCGCCATCAGAACCCATGTGAGGCATGGCTGTTCGGAGCGACGCGCTCTGGAGTTCACCTCAAACAAGGTTCTAAACGCACGTTGAAGACACGAATGCTGCACGCAAGACGCGGTTCACTGCGTCCTCTGCTTTTGGTGGTCCATCTGCGAAAGCGGATCGGGCCACGTTTTGCGCATTGAGACGAACGCGTGTCGTTGCCGGAGACGGCGAGAGTCAAGCCCGCAAGGGTGTCGAGATAGATTTACAAGGGATGGTTGAATGCCTACCGTAAACCAGCTGATCCGCAAGCCTCGCCAGGCGCAGGTAAAGCGTAACAAGGTTCCCGCTCTCCAGGAGAACCCGCAGAAGCGCGGCGTTTGCACCCGCGTCTACACGACGACGCCGAAGAAGCCGAACTCGGCTCTGCGTAAGGTCGCAAAGATCCGCCTGACCAACGGCTTCGAAGTCATTGGTTACATCCCGGGTGAAGGCCATAACCTTCAGGAACACTCTGTCGTCATGATCCGTGGCGGCCGCGTTAAGGACCTTCCGGGTGTTCGCTATCACATCATCCGCGGCGTTCTCGATACCCAGGGTGTCAAGAACCGCAAGCAGCGCCGTTCCAAGTATGGTGCAAAGCGTCCGAAGTAATTCGGTTTCATATAATCCGGCGCTGCGCGAGGTTCTCCGCGTTGTAAAGTGCCGCTAACAGTTGAGAGACGAGAAGTATGTCCCGACGTCACAGAGCAGAAAAACGCGAGATCAATCCGGACCCGAAGTTCGGCGATCTGGTCGTCACGAAGTTCATGAATGCCATCATGCTGGACGGCAAGAAGTCCGTAGCTGAAAACATCGTATACGGCGCATTCGACGCCGTGCAGGGCAAGGCAAAGCAGGAGCCGCTCGGCGTGTTCCATCAGGCTTTGGATAACATCGCTCCGCACGTTGAAGTCCGTTCGCGCCGCGTTGGTGGTGCTACGTATCAGGTTCCGGTCGACGTTCGTCCCGAGCGCCGTCAGGCTCTTGCCATTCGCTGGCTGATCGCTGCTGCCCGCAAGCGCAACGAAACCACTATGGTCGACCGTCTCTGCGGCGAACTTCTTGATGCCTCCAACAACCGCGGCTCTGCCGTCAAGAAGCGCGAAGACACGCACAAGATGGCTGACGCCAACCGTGCGTTCTCGCATTATCGCTGGTAATCCCGAACGGTTTCCGAAAGGCAGTCCACCATGGCTCGCGAATATAAAATCGAAGACTACCGCAATTTCGGTATCATGGCGCACATCGACGCCGGCAAGACCACGACCACCGAGCGTATTCTTTACTACACCGGCAAGTCGCACAAGATCGGCGAAGTCCACGACGGCGCAGCCACCATGGACTGGATGGAGCAGGAGCAGGAGCGTGGCATCACGATCACCTCCGCTGCCACCACCACCTACTGGAAGGGCCGTGACGGCAAGACGCGCCGCTTCAACATCATCGACACCCCTGGCCACGTCGACTTCACCATCGAAGTCGAGCGTTCGTTGCGCGTTCTCGACGGCGCCATCGCGCTGCTCGACGCCAACGCCGGTGTCGAGCCGCAGACGGAAACCGTTTGGCGTCAGGCTGAGAAGTACAATGTCCCGCGGATGATCTTCTGCAACAAGATGGACAAGACCGGCGCCGATTTCTATCGCTCGGTCGAAATGATTAAGACCCGTCTTGGCGCCACCGCTGTCGTCATGCAGTTGCCGATCGGTGCCGAAACCGAATTCAAGGGCGTCGTCGATCTGATCGAGATGAATGCTCTCATCTGGCGCGACGAGTCGCTCGGCGCTCAGTGGGACGTCGTTGAAATCCCGGAAGACATGAAGGCCAAGGCCGAAGAATATCGCGAAAAGCTGATCGAGACCGTTGTCGAGATCGACGAAGCCGCGACTGAAGCCTACCTCGAAGGCAACCTGCCGGACAACGATCAGATTCGCGCGCTCGTTCGTCGCGGCACGATCGATGTCAAGTTCCATCCGATGTTCTGCGGCACCGCCTTCAAGAACAAGGGTGTTCAGCCGCTGCTCGATGCCGTTGTCGACTACCTGCCGTCGCCGCTCGACATTCCGGCGATCAAGGGCATCGACTTCAAGACCGACGCCGAGATAGAACGTCATGCCGACGACAACGAGCCGTTGTCCATGCTGGCGTTCAAGATCATGAACGACCCCTTCGTCGGTTCTCTGACCTTCGCCCGTATCTACTCCGGTAAGCTCGAAAAGGGTGTATCGGTCATGAACACGGTCAAGGACAAGCGCGAGCGCGTCGGCCGCATGCTGCAGATGCACTCGAACTCGCGTGAAGACATCGAAGAAGCCTTCGCCGGCGACATCGTTGCTCTGGCCGGCCTTAAGGAAACCACCACTGGCGATACGCTCTGCGATCCGCTGAAGCCGGTTATCCTCGAGCGCATGGAATTCCCCGAGCCGGTCATTCAGATCGCGATTGAGCCGAAGACCAAGGGCGACCAGGAAAAGATGGGCCTCGCGCTCAACCGTCTGGCTGCCGAAGATCCGTCCTTCCGTGTGAAGACGGACCAGGAATCGGGCCAGACGATCATTGCCGGCATGGGTGAACTTCACCTCGACATCATCGTCGACCGCATGCGTCGTGAATTCAAGGTCGAAGCTACCGTCGGCGCGCCGCAGGTTGCTTACCGCGAAACGATCACGCGTCAGACCGAGAAGGACTACACCCACAAGAAGCAGTCGGGTGGTACCGGTCAGTTCGCTCGCGTCAAGATCGTGTTCGAACCGAACCCGGAAGGCGACGAATTCAAGTTCGAGTCCAAGATCGTCGGCGGTGCTGTTCCGAAGGAATACATCCCGGGCGTACAGAAGGGTATCGAAAGCGTTCTGTCTTCGGGCCCGCTGGCTGGCTTCCCGATGCTCGGCGTCAAGGCGACGCTGATCGACGGCGCCTTCCACGACGTTGACTCGTCGGTTCTGGCCTTCGAAATCGCCGCACGTGCCTGCTTCCGTGAAGCAGCTCGCGAAGCTGGTGCCCAGCTCCTCGAGCCGATGATGAAGGTCGAAGTCGTGACGCCGGAAGACTATGTCGGCGACGTCATCGGCGACCTGAACTCGCGTCGTGGCCAGATCCAGGGCCAGGAAAGCCGTGGTATCGCCGTTGTCATCAACGCGAATGTCCCGCTGGCAAACATGTTCAAATACGTCGACAACCTGCGCTCCATGTCTCAGGGCCGTGCGCAGTACACCATGACCTTCGATCATTATTCGCCGGTCCCGTCGAACGTCGCACAGGAAATCCAGGCAAAGTATTCCGGTCAGAAGTGACCGGAATACCAATTGACCGATAACAAGAATTGATCCCTTCGGGGACAGGAAAAACGGAGAGCCGAAAATGGCAAAGAGTAAGTTTGAGCGCAATAAGCCGCACGTTAACATCGGCACGATCGGCCACGTTGACCACGGCAAGACGTCTCTGACGGCAGCGATCACGAAGTTCTTCGGTGAGTTCAAGGCGTATGACCAAATCGACGCGGCACCGGAAGAAAAGGCTCGTGGCATCACGATTTCGACGGCTCACGTTGAATATGAGACGGCTGCCCGTCACTATGCGCACGTCGACTGCCCCGGCCACGCTGACTATGTGAAGAACATGATCACGGGTGCGGCGCAGATGGACGGCGCGATCCTGGTTTGCTCGGCTGCCGACGGCCCGATGCCGCAGACGCGCGAACACATCCTGCTCGCCCGCCAGGTTGGCGTTCCGGCGATCGTTGTGTTCCTGAACAAGGTCGACCAGGTTGACGACGCCGAGCTTCTGGAGCTCGTCGAGCTTGAAGTTCGCGAACTGCTGTCGTCCTACGACTTCCCGGGCGACGACATTCCGGTTGTCAAGGGTTCGGCGCTTGCAGCTCTGGAAGACAGCAACAAGGAAATCGGCGAAAACGCGATCCGCGAACTGATGGCAGCCGTTGACGCCTACATCCCGACGCCTGAGCGTCCGATCGACCAGCCGTTCCTGATGCCGATCGAAGACGTGTTCTCGATCTCGGGCCGTGGTACGGTTGTGACGGGCCGCGTCGAGCGTGGCATTGTCAAGGTTGGTGAAGAAGTCGAAATCGTCGGCATTCGTCCGACGTCGAAGACGACGGTGACCGGCGTTGAAATGTTCCGCAAGCTGCTCGACCAGGGCCAGGCCGGCGACAACATCGGCGCGCTGATCCGCGGTGTGAACCGCGACGGCGTCGAGCGTGGCCAGATCCTGGCAAAGCCGGGCACTGTTAAGCCGCACAAGAAGTTCAAGGCCGAAGCCTACATCCTGACGAAGGAAGAAGGCGGCCGTCATACGCCGTTCTTCACGAACTACCGTCCGCAGTTCTACTTCCGCACGACGGACGTGACGGGCATCGTGACGCTTCCGGAAGGCACGGAAATGGTTATGCCTGGCGACAACATCACGGTTGACGTCGAGCTGATCGTTCCGATCGCGATGGAAGAAAAGCTGCGCTTCGCGATCCGCGAAGGCGGCCGCACCGTCGGCGCCGGCATCGTCGCTAGCATCGTCGAGTAATTCGAAGTCGGCCACTTCATCCGAGTGGCCGATTCGATGACAATAATATGATGCAAGCGGCGGTAGCCGCTTGCTTATGACATCGAAATGTTGCAAATGGCGCGCGAGCGCGATTTGCGCCCTGCTTCGAATAACGAAGCGGCCAATGAGATTAACAATAAGGTGGGCCGAAAGGTCTAAAGAAGTGGATGGGGATGCCGCAGCCGGCGTCCCTCTCGATCTTTGAAACCGGTGGTCCGCCTTAGGAAAAAGAACAATGCGTGCCCTTTTTTAGCGGCACGCGAGATAACAAAACACAAGGATAACGTCGAATGAACGGCCAAAATATCCGCATTCGCCTGAAGGCGTTCGATCACCGGATTCTCGATGCTTCCACGCGCGAGATCGTGTCGACGGCGAAGCGCACCGGTGCTAGCGTCCGGGGCCCCGTTCCGCTTCCGACCCGTATCGAGAAGTTCACGGTTAACCGGTCCCCGCACATCGACAAGAAGAGCCGCGAGCAGTTCGAGATGCGCACGCATAAGCGCCTTCTCGACATCGTTGACCCGACCCCGCAGACGGTAGACGCGCTGATGAAGCTCGATCTCGCCGCCGGTGTCGATGTTGAGATCAAGCTCTGAGACCTCTGGTCCTCGAGCTGAGTGAGAAGGATTGAACCGATGCGTTCAGGTGTGATTGCACAGAAGGTGGGAATGACCCGCGTCTATAACGACGCCGGCGAGCATGTCCCGGTAACCGTATTGCGTTTGGATGGCTGCCAGGTCGTGGCTCAGCGCACAGTTGAAAAGAATGGCTACACCGCAGTTCAGCTCGGTGCCGGCCAGGCGAAAGTCAAGAACACGACGAAGGCCCTGCGCGGTCACTTCGCCGTTGCCAGCGTTGAGCCGAAGGCCAAGCTCGTAGAATTCCGTGTCACGGATGAGAACCTGCTTGAAGTCGGCACCGAGCTCAATGCAGGTCACTTCACGGCGGGCCAGCTCGTCGATGTGACTGGCACGACGATCGGTAAGGGCTTTGCCGGCGCCATCAAGCGCCACGGCTTCGGCGGTCTGCGCGCCACGCACGGTGTGTCGGTTTCGCACCGCTCGCACGGTTCGACCGGCTCGCGCCAGGACCCGGGCAAGGTGTTCAAGAACAAGAAGATGGCTGGTCACATGGGCCAGACGCGCGTCACGACGCAGAACCTCGAAGTGGTATCGACCGATGAAGATCGCGGTCTGATCCTCGTCAAGGGCGCAGTTCCCGGCTCCAAGGGTGCCTGGATCATCGTGCGCGATGCCGTCAAGTCGGCTGCGAAGTAAGGGAGCCAAACCAATGGAATTGAACGTCAAGACCCTCGAGGGAAAAGACGCTGGGAAGGTTTCCCTTTCTGATGCGATTTTCGGCCTCGAGCCGCGTGAGGACATCCTCGCACGCGTCATTCGCTGGCAGCTCGCCAAGAAGCAGCAGGGCACGCACAAGGCCCAGGGCCGCGCTGAAGTGTCCCGCACCGGCGCCAAGATGTACAAGCAGAAGGGTACGGGCCGCGCTCGTCACCATTCGGCTCGCGCTCCGCAGTTCCGCGGCGGTGGTAAGGCTCACGGCCCGGTCGTGCGCAGCCACGAGCACGATCTGCCGAAGAAAGTTCGCGCCCTCGGCCTGCGTCACGCTCTGTCCGCCAAGCTGAAGTCCGAAGACGTCATCGTCATCGACAGCCTGGTTGCAGCCGATGCGAAGACCAAGGCCCTGGCCAGCACCTTCGAGACGCTTGGCCTGACCAACGCGCTCTTCATCGGTGGTGCTGAGCTGGACAGCAACTTCAAGCTCGCGGCCCAGAACATCCCGAACATCGATGTTCTGCCGATCCAGGGCATCAACGTTTACGACATCCTGCGCCGCGGCAAGCTCGTGCTGTCCAAGGCTGCAGTTGAAGCTCTAGAGGAGCGATTCAAGTGACGGATCTTCGCCATTACGATGTGATCGTTTCTCCTGCGATCACCGAAAAGTCCACGCTGGTTTCGGATAACAACCAGGTTGTTTTCAACGTTGCCAAGACCGCGACGAAGCCGGAAATCAAGGCTGCCGTCGAAGCGCTGTTCGGCGTCAAGGTCACGGCCGTCAACACTCTGCTGCGCAAGGGCAAGGTCAAGCGGTTCCGCGGCCTGGTCGGCAAGCAGAAGGACGTGAAGAAGGCTGTTGTGACGCTCGCCAAAGGCCAGTCGATCGACGTCTCCACCGGTCTCTGAGGAATAAGAAAATGGCATTGAAAACATTCAATCCGACGACCCCGAGCCAGCGTCAGCTGGTCATCGTCGACCGGTCCTCGCTCTACAAGGGCAAGCCGGTCAAGACCCTGACCGAAGGCCTGACCTCCAAGGGTGGCCGCAACAACCTGGGCCGCATCACCGTGCGCTTCCAGGGCGGCGGTCACAAGCGCAGCTACCGTCTGGTGGACTTCAAGCGTCGCAAGTTCGACGTCGAGGCAACCGTCGAGCGCATCGAATACGATCCGAACCGTACCGCTTACATCGCGCTGGTGAAGTACACGGACGGCGAACTGGCCTATATCCTGGCTCCGCAGCGTCTTGCTTCCGGTGACAAGGTCATCGCTTCGGACAAGGCTGTGGACGTGAAGCCGGGCAACACCATGCCGCTTCAGTTCATCCCGGTCGGCTCCATCATCCACAACGTGGAAATGAAGCCGGGCAAGGGCGGCCAGATCGCTCGCTCCGCCGGTTCGTACGCCCAGCTCGTCGGTCGTGACCAGGGCATGGCGATCCTTCGCCTGAACTCCGGCGAACAGCGCCTCGTGCACGGCTCTTGCCTGGCAACGATCGGCGCCGTTTCGAACCCGGACCACGGCAACATCAACGACGGCAAGGCCGGTCGTTCCCGTTGGCGCGGCAAGCGTCCGCATAACCGCGGCGTTGTCATGAACCCGGTCGACCATCCGCACGGCGGTGGTGAAGGCCGCACCTCCGGTGGTCGCCATCCGGTGACCCCGTGGGGCAAGCCGACCAAGGGCAAGCGTACGCGGTCGAACAAGTCGACCGACAAGTTCATTATGCGCTCGCGCCATCAGCGCAAGAAGTAAGAGAGGAAGTCTCAAGTGGCTCGTTCAGTATGGAAAGGTCCGTTTGTTGACGGCTATCTTCTCAAGAAGGCTGAGAAGGTGCGCGAAGGCGGACGCAGCGAAGTGATCAAGATGTGGAGCCGTCGCTCCACCATCATGCCGCAGTTCGTTGGTCTCACCTTTGGTGTTTACAACGGCAGCAAGCATATTCCGGTCAGCGTCAATGAAGACATGGTCGGACACAAGTTCGGCGAGTTCGCCCCGACCCGTACCTATTATGGTCACGGTGCGGACAAGAAGGCGAAGAGGAAGTAACAATGGGCAAGGCAAAAACCGAACGCCGGCTGAAGGACAATGAAGCGCAGGCAGTTGCGCGCACGCTCCGTGTCAGCCCGCAGAAGCTCAACCTGGTCGCGGCTTCTATCCGCGGCAAGAAGGTTGATCGCGCGCTCGCAGAGCTGGAATTCTCGCGCAAGCGCATCGCTGGCGCCGTCAAGAAGACGCTCGAATCCGCGATCGCCAACGCAGAAAACAACCACGATCTTGACGTTGACTCGCTGGTCGTTGCGGAAGCCTACGTCGGCAAGTCGATCGTCATGAAGCGTTTCCACGCTCGTGGCCGTGGCCGCGCATCTCGCATCGAGCGGCCGTTCGCGCACCTGACGATCGTCGTTCGTGAAGTGGAAGCTCAAGGGGAGGCCGCGTAATGGGTCAGAAAATCAATCCGATCGGTTTTCGTCTTGGCATCAACCGTACTTGGGATAGCCGCTGGTTTGCGGACAATGCCGAGTATGGTCAGCTCCTCCACGAAGACCTGAAGATGCGCAAGTTCGTCATGAACGAACTGAAGCAGGCCGGTATCTCCAAGGTGGTCATCGAGCGTCCGCACAAGAAGTGCCGCGTCACGATCCACTCGGCTCGTC
It encodes the following:
- the rpoC gene encoding DNA-directed RNA polymerase subunit beta', with protein sequence MNQEVMNLFNPQVPAQNFDSIRISIASPEKILSWSYGEIKKPETINYRTFKPERDGLFCARIFGPIKDYECLCGKYKRMKYKGIICEKCGVEVTLSRVRRERMGHIELAAPVAHIWFLKSLPSRISTLLDMTLKDVERVLYFENYIVTEPGLTALKEHQLLTEEEYMLAVDEYGEDQFTAMIGAEAIYEMLASMNLEKIAGDLRSELADTTSDLKQKKLMKRLKIVENFMESGNRPEWMIMKVVPVIPPDLRPLVPLDGGRFATSDLNDLYRRVINRNNRLKRLIELRAPGIIIRNEKRMLQESVDALFDNGRRGRVITGANKRPLKSLSDMLKGKQGRFRQNLLGKRVDYSGRSVIVTGPELKLHQCGLPKKMALELFKPFIYARLDAKGYSSTVKQAKKLVEKEKPEVWDILDEVIREHPVLLNRAPTLHRLGIQAFEPMLVEGKAIQLHPLVCTAFNADFDGDQMAVHVPLSLEAQLEARVLMMSTNNILHPANGAPIIVPSQDMVLGLYYLSILNQNEPGEGMAFSDLGELHHALENKVVTLHSKIRGRFKSIDEDGKPYSKIYETTPGRLLIGELLPKHGKVTFDICNQEMTKKNISKMIDTVYRHCGQKDTVIFCDRIMQLGFAHACRAGISFGKDDMVIPSTKAKIVGDTEALVKEYEQQYNDGLITQGEKYNKVVDAWGKATEKVAEEMMARIKAVEFDEKTGRQKPMNSIYMMSHSGARGSPNQMRQLGGMRGLMAKPSGEIIETPIISNFKEGLTVNEYFNSTHGARKGLADTALKTANSGYLTRRLVDVAQDCIVTHVDCGTETGLTMTAIVDAGQVVASLGARILGRTALDDIDHPVTGERIVDAGKMILEPDVVEIEKAGIQSIRIRSALTCEIQTGVCSVCYGRDLARGTPVNIGEAVGVIAAQSIGEPGTQLTMRTFHLGGTATVVDQSFLEASYEGTVQIRNRNMLRNSEGNLVAMGRNMTVQILDERGVERSSQRVAYGSKLYVDDGDKVKRGQRLAEWDPYTRPMMTEVAGTVHFEDVVDGLSVLEATDESTGITKRQVIDWRSTPRGSDLKPAIVVKDASGNVAKLSRGGEARFLLSVDAILSVEPGQKVSQGDVLARSPLESAKTKDITGGLPRVAELFEARRPKDHAIIAEIDGTIRLGRDYKNKRRVIIEPAEDGVEPVEYLIPKGKPFHLQEGDYIEKGDYILDGNPAPHDILAIKGVEALASYLVNEIQEVYRLQGVVINDKHIEVIVRQMLQKVEITDAGDSQYIVGDNVDRIELEDANDRLIEEGKKPAYGDPVLLGITKASLQTPSFISAASFQETTKVLTEAAIAGKTDGLQGLKENVIVGRLIPAGTGGTMTQIRRIATARDELILEERRKGTGAAVATPMLQDMADENAPAAE
- a CDS encoding transcriptional regulator, which encodes MITAPDNDNNFDGPMVFIIIGKGYETDGGEGIDLHVMLKAPDDDTAVREALNALAEEGFIEADLDQIGMLTDVPEEEPHASAYQGALEGEVAIIRFR
- the rpsL gene encoding 30S ribosomal protein S12 → MPTVNQLIRKPRQAQVKRNKVPALQENPQKRGVCTRVYTTTPKKPNSALRKVAKIRLTNGFEVIGYIPGEGHNLQEHSVVMIRGGRVKDLPGVRYHIIRGVLDTQGVKNRKQRRSKYGAKRPK
- the rpsG gene encoding 30S ribosomal protein S7, translated to MSRRHRAEKREINPDPKFGDLVVTKFMNAIMLDGKKSVAENIVYGAFDAVQGKAKQEPLGVFHQALDNIAPHVEVRSRRVGGATYQVPVDVRPERRQALAIRWLIAAARKRNETTMVDRLCGELLDASNNRGSAVKKREDTHKMADANRAFSHYRW
- the fusA gene encoding elongation factor G; translated protein: MAREYKIEDYRNFGIMAHIDAGKTTTTERILYYTGKSHKIGEVHDGAATMDWMEQEQERGITITSAATTTYWKGRDGKTRRFNIIDTPGHVDFTIEVERSLRVLDGAIALLDANAGVEPQTETVWRQAEKYNVPRMIFCNKMDKTGADFYRSVEMIKTRLGATAVVMQLPIGAETEFKGVVDLIEMNALIWRDESLGAQWDVVEIPEDMKAKAEEYREKLIETVVEIDEAATEAYLEGNLPDNDQIRALVRRGTIDVKFHPMFCGTAFKNKGVQPLLDAVVDYLPSPLDIPAIKGIDFKTDAEIERHADDNEPLSMLAFKIMNDPFVGSLTFARIYSGKLEKGVSVMNTVKDKRERVGRMLQMHSNSREDIEEAFAGDIVALAGLKETTTGDTLCDPLKPVILERMEFPEPVIQIAIEPKTKGDQEKMGLALNRLAAEDPSFRVKTDQESGQTIIAGMGELHLDIIVDRMRREFKVEATVGAPQVAYRETITRQTEKDYTHKKQSGGTGQFARVKIVFEPNPEGDEFKFESKIVGGAVPKEYIPGVQKGIESVLSSGPLAGFPMLGVKATLIDGAFHDVDSSVLAFEIAARACFREAAREAGAQLLEPMMKVEVVTPEDYVGDVIGDLNSRRGQIQGQESRGIAVVINANVPLANMFKYVDNLRSMSQGRAQYTMTFDHYSPVPSNVAQEIQAKYSGQK
- the tuf gene encoding elongation factor Tu; its protein translation is MAKSKFERNKPHVNIGTIGHVDHGKTSLTAAITKFFGEFKAYDQIDAAPEEKARGITISTAHVEYETAARHYAHVDCPGHADYVKNMITGAAQMDGAILVCSAADGPMPQTREHILLARQVGVPAIVVFLNKVDQVDDAELLELVELEVRELLSSYDFPGDDIPVVKGSALAALEDSNKEIGENAIRELMAAVDAYIPTPERPIDQPFLMPIEDVFSISGRGTVVTGRVERGIVKVGEEVEIVGIRPTSKTTVTGVEMFRKLLDQGQAGDNIGALIRGVNRDGVERGQILAKPGTVKPHKKFKAEAYILTKEEGGRHTPFFTNYRPQFYFRTTDVTGIVTLPEGTEMVMPGDNITVDVELIVPIAMEEKLRFAIREGGRTVGAGIVASIVE
- the rpsJ gene encoding 30S ribosomal protein S10; its protein translation is MNGQNIRIRLKAFDHRILDASTREIVSTAKRTGASVRGPVPLPTRIEKFTVNRSPHIDKKSREQFEMRTHKRLLDIVDPTPQTVDALMKLDLAAGVDVEIKL
- the rplC gene encoding 50S ribosomal protein L3 translates to MRSGVIAQKVGMTRVYNDAGEHVPVTVLRLDGCQVVAQRTVEKNGYTAVQLGAGQAKVKNTTKALRGHFAVASVEPKAKLVEFRVTDENLLEVGTELNAGHFTAGQLVDVTGTTIGKGFAGAIKRHGFGGLRATHGVSVSHRSHGSTGSRQDPGKVFKNKKMAGHMGQTRVTTQNLEVVSTDEDRGLILVKGAVPGSKGAWIIVRDAVKSAAK
- the rplD gene encoding 50S ribosomal protein L4, which gives rise to MELNVKTLEGKDAGKVSLSDAIFGLEPREDILARVIRWQLAKKQQGTHKAQGRAEVSRTGAKMYKQKGTGRARHHSARAPQFRGGGKAHGPVVRSHEHDLPKKVRALGLRHALSAKLKSEDVIVIDSLVAADAKTKALASTFETLGLTNALFIGGAELDSNFKLAAQNIPNIDVLPIQGINVYDILRRGKLVLSKAAVEALEERFK